The Microbacterium sp. SORGH_AS_0862 region TCGATGCCAGTCCGACCGAGGCGCGCGCCTCGCCATGAGCGATCCCGCCCCCAGGCCCAGCAGGGCCGCGATCAGCCGGTACCAGGAGTCGGCGTCGCCCGCATACAACGCGAACATGACGACGGTGGCGAGCGCGACGAGCCTGATCCGGCGTCGCCAGAGCGCGGAGGAGAGAGCGGATGCGGCCAGCACCGCCGCGAAGATCCCCATCGAAGGATCGAGCACGGGATCGTTGGACTCCAGGGGGCGAAGATCGTCGAATCCCCACAGGACGGTGTGCGCGAGCGCGCCGAGAAGGATCGACACGACACCGCCGCACACGAAGACGACCGCGGAGCGGAGGTGGCCCAGCAACGACTCCGCGTATGCGAACGCGGTCAGCGCGAGAAGAACGCTGAGCAAGACCTCGACCGTCGAGTCGGGCACCACCAGTGCCGTGGCGACCGACCACCATCGGCCGTCCGCCAGCGCGGCCGCACCGCTGCCCCAGGCCGTCGCATCCGCGCCCCAGAGCGAGCCGGTGGCGATCGAGGCGCCCACGACGACGACGGCAAGGCCCAGTGCGACCGGATGCCGCATGGCGTACCGGCGCCATTGTGCTGCCGTGAGCACGTGGCGCCTGGTGCGCGACGGGTCCGCCTGTGACACGCGACCTCCCACGAACTCAGAGTGCCGCCGTTACCCTATCGATCGGGGACCGTGCGCAGGCGCGGAACGCTGTGCGTCAGTGATGAGTCGCCTGTGCGGCGCGGAGCCGCTCGAGAACCTGGTCGCGGAGCTTGTCGGGCGCCGTCTCCTTGCACGCGCGCGCGACGACCTCGGTGAGCGTGGTCGCGACGAGCGCCTCATCGCGGCACTCCGCGCATGTCTCGAGGTGCTCGCGGATGTCGCTGTGCTCGACGTGGCACATCTCGTTGCGGAGATACTCCTCGAGGTCGCGCCGGGCCTTCTCGCAGCCGCAGTCGGTCATTTCTTGCTCCTGGGTGCAGACGAGGCGATGCCCCGTTCCTTCGCGTAGTCGGCGAGCAGGTCACGAAGCATGCGCCGGCCTCGGTGCAGGCGGCTCATGACCGTGCCGATGGGGGTCTTCATGATGTCGGCGATCTCCTGGTAGGCGAAACCTTCGACGTCGGCGAGGTACACCGCCAACCGGAAGTCCTCGGGAATCGATTGCAGCGCTTCTTTCACGATCGACGCCGGCATGTGATCGATCGCCTCCGCCTCGGCGGAACGGGTGCTGGTGGCGGTGGTCGACTCTGCGCCCCCGAGCTGCCAGTCCTCGAGGTCGTCGATGGCGCCCTGATAGGGCTCGCGCTGCTTCTTGCGATACACGTTGATGTACGTGTTCGTCAGGATGCGGTACAGCCAGGCCTTCAGATTCGTTCCCTGCGTGAACGTCGCCCATGAGGAGAACGCCTTGACGAAGGTCTCCTGCACGAGATCCGCTGCATCCGAGGGGTTGCGCGTCATGCGCATCGCAGCCGCGTACAGCTGGTCCATGAACGGCAGCGCCTGCTCCTCGAACTGAGAGCGGGTGTCCACGGCAGAGCTGGTGTCATCCATCGTGGGCAATCCTACGCGTTGCCCACGAGCGGCCTTCGGGCGCTCGAGCACGGCATTCATACGCGTCCTTCCTTCACCGTCGATCGGAACGGTTCAGTAGGGTGGAACCGATGAGCGACGAGCGCTATTCCCCCGATCTCGCCGGCTGGGCCGCACCGAGCGCGCCCGCGGCGATGCGGGCGATCGTCCACGTGCCCGGCTCCAAGTCGCTGACCAACCGCGAACTGGTCCTCGCAGCCCTGGCCGACGGCCCCGGCATCCTGCGCGCACCGTTGCACTCCGACGACTCGGCGCGGATGCTCGACGCCCTCGCGGCCCTCGGTGTGGGTATCGAACGGATCGAAGGGTCGGGTCCCTTCGGCGACGACCTCAGGATCACGCCCGCGACCACCGCTCCCGCCGACGTCGTCGTGGACTGCGGCCAGGCCGGCACCGTCATGCGCTTCGTCACCCCGATGGCCGGCTTCGCACGGGGCGACGTGACCGTCACGGCTCACGAGAGCGCGCTGCACCGTCCGATGGGCGAGATGATCCGAACGCTCCGCGAGGTCGGTGTCGACATCGACGACGCAGGCACATGGTCCCTGCCCTTCCTCGTCCGAGGGCGCGGGCACGTGCGCGGCGGCGAGGTGACGATCGACGCGAGCGCGTCGAGCCAGTTCGTGTCCGGCCTCCTGCTGTCGGCGGCGCGCTTCGACGTGGGACTCCACTTGCGCCACGAGGGCGCGCGTCTGCCCTCGATCCCCCACATCGATATGACCGTGGAGTCGCTCGCGCATCGCGGCGTGCACGTGGAGCGCCCGGCACCGGGCGAGTGGATCGTCCCGCCCGGATCGATTCGCGCGAAGGACATCGCGATCGAACCCGACCTCTCCAACGCGGCTCCGTTCCTCGCGGCCGCACTGATCACCGGCGGCGAGGTCACCGTCGGCGGATGGCCCGCGCACTCGACGCAGCCGGGCGCTCAGCTGCCGGAGCTGCTGGGCGCATTCGGAGCGCGAAGCAGCCGCCGCCACGGAGACCTGACGGTCACCGGCGGCGACGCCATCACCGGTGTCGATCTCGATCTCTCGGCAGTGGGAGAGCTCGCGCCGACTCTGGTGGGACTGGCCCTGCTGGCCGATGCACCCTCCACCTTCGTGGGCATCGGCCACCTGCGCGGCCACGAGACCGATCGCCTCGCGGCGCTCGTGCACAACGTCCGCGCCCTCGGTGGCGATGCCGAAGAGCTCGAAGACGGCATCCGCGTCGCCCCCCGGCCTCTCTCCGGCGGACTCTGGCGCGCGTTCCACGATCACCGCATGGCCACCACCGGTGCATTGGTGGGGCTCGCTGTACCGGGAGTCGTCGTCGACGACATCGGCACGACGGCCAAGACCATGCCCGAGTTCCCGGAGCTGTGGGAGCGCATGCTCGCGGGCACGGAGTCCGCCGGGTGAGCTGGCTTCCCCCGGACGACGACGAGGACGACCTCGCCTACGACGAGTCCGCCTTCCGCGCACGGCCGAACCCCAAAGCGAACAGGCCGCGCACCAAGCGCAGACCGGCTCACGCCGACGCACGCATCGCGCGAGTGCTCGGCGTGGACCGCGGGCGCTACCAGGTGCTCGTGGACGAGGACGAGTCCACCGAACGCGAGATCGTGGCCACTCGCGCACGGGAGCTGCGACGCACCCCCATCGTCACGGGAGACCGTGCCCGCGTGGTCGGGGACGTGAGCGGGACGGAGGGCACGCTCTCACGGATCGTGGGCATCGAGGACCGCACCACCCTCCTCCGACGCAGCGCCGACGACACCGACCAGGTGGAGCGCGTCGTGGTCGCCAACGCCGACCAGATGCTCGTCGTGGTGGCTGCCGCGGACCCCGAGCCGCGAGCGCGCCTGGTCGACCGCTATCTGATCGCCGCGCTCGACGCGGGGATCCGGCCGCTTCTCGTGGTGACCAAGACCGACCTCGCAGACCCGGCCCCGTTCCTGTCGCACTTCGACGGCATCGACTTCGAAGTCTTCACGAGCGCCCGCGGCGAGATGCCGGTCGAGCGCATCGGCGCAGCCCTGATCGGACACTCGACCGTGTTCGTCGGCCATTCCGGCGTCGGCAAATCGACGCTCGTGAACGCGCTCGTGCCGGGCGCGGGGCGGGCGACCGGCCACGTCAACGAGGTCACCGGACGCGGGCGTCACACCTCGAGCTCGACGGTGTCGCTGCGCTATCGGGGCGACGGGGGATCCGGCTGGGTCATCGACACACCGGGCGTCCGCTCCTTCGGCCTCGGCCATGTGGATCCCGCGAACATCCTGCGCGCCTTCACCGACCTGGCCGCTGTCGCCGAGGACTGCCCCCGGGGGTGCACCCACCTGCCCGACGCCCCGGACTGCGCCATCATCGCTGCGGTCGCCGAGGGGAAGCTGGGCCCGAGCGGTCCCGCCCGCTTGGACTCCTTGCAGCGACTGCTGACCACGTTCGGGGGCCGCTGAGCGCCTACGCTGGAATCATGACTCAGCTGCAGCCCGGCGACCTCGCCCCCGACTTCACCCTCCACGACCAGGACGGCGACGCCGTCTCGCTCGAGGAGTTCCGCGGCCGACCCGTCATCCTCTACTTCTATCCCGCGGCGATGACCCCGGGGTGCACGACCGAGGCGTGCGACTTCCGCGACAACCTCTCGTCGCTCACCGCAGCCGGGTACACCGTGCTCGGCGTCTCACGGGACTCGTCCGAGAAGCTCCGGGCGTTCCGTGAGCGCGACGGCCTCACCTTCCCGCTGCTGTCCGACCCCGATCACGCCGTGCACGACGCCTACGGCGCGTGGGGCGAGAAGACGAACTACGGCAAGACCGTCGAGGGAGTGCTCCGCTCGACGTTCGTGCTCGACGCCGACGGACGCATCGAGCAGGCGCTCTACAACGTCAAGGCCACCGGCCACGTCGCCCGACTCCGCAAGCTCCTCGGTATCGACGGCTGAGGATCAGTCCTCGCGCCGGGCGTTCTGCGCCGCCCGGCGCGCCGCCGAGATCAGAAGCACGAGCACGATCAACGCGGGAACGCCCAGCTGGAGCCCGTTGAGCGGGTGTCCGTACGTCCCCGTCACGGCTCCGATCGCGACAGCGAGCACCAGCAGCTGGACCACGATGCCCCCCGAGCGACCGATCGATCGGCCGCGCGCCGCCGCGACGCCGAATGCGACGACCAGCGCGGCACCGAGAAGCGTCAGCACGATCAGTGCGATCGCCGTCGCCGTGGATGCGGTGTCGCCTTGCGCGAGTGCGATCAGCTGCCAGACCGCGAGCCCCGCGAGCGAGACGCCTTCCAGGACCACGAGTCCACCCGCCACCAGGCTCAGCAGGTCGTTTCGCATGACATCTCCGGAGTTGTGGGATCGGACAGTATTCGGGCGCATGCGTTTGGTGACGGGACACAAAACAACCGGTGAACCCTTGATTCACCCTGGTGACTATGGAACGATTGACGACGTCGTGTGCTCCCACAGCGGCGTGGGGCGAGCTGAAGCTCGCACATCACACAGGGTACCGGACCCCGATCCGGGCTCTTTCACAACCCACCCGTTCTGACCTTTTTCCGACGCCTGAGGAGCAACATCACATGGATTGGCGCGACAAATCAGCCTGCCTGACCGTAGACCCGGAGCTGTTCTTCCCGGTCGGCAACACCGGTCCGGCAGTCGACCAGATCGAGAAGGCCAAATCCGTGTGCGCGCGTTGCACCGTCACGGAGATCTGCCTGCAGTACGCCCTCGAGACCGGCCAGGACTCGGGCGTCTGGGGAGGCCTCTCCGAGGATGAGCGCCGCGCCCTCAAGCGTCGCGCCGCGCGCGCCCGTCGCGCTTCCTGAGCGCACGGAATCGCATTTCAACTCCGCATCCGCCGTTCCGGCGCCCACGGGCGCCAGGTGCGGCGGATGCGTCGTTCTCACACCTCGCCGCGGTCGATGTAGCGCAACGGGATGTCGATCGTGACCTCGGTGCCGCGACCCATGATCGTGTGCCAGTCGATCGTGCCGCCCAGCTCGCCCTGGATCAGGGTGCGCACGATCTGCGTGCCCAGCCCGCGGCCCACCTGACCTTCGGGAAGGCCGACGCCGGTGTCGCGGACCCGGACCTCGAGGTTGTCCTCGGACCTCTCCGCAGCGATCTCCACCTCGCCCTCCTGCCCCGCCAGGCCGTGCTCGACCGCGTTGGTGACGAGTTCGGTCAGGGCGAGCGCCAGCGGCGTCGCGTACTCGCTGGGCAGGGTTCCGAACGAACCGGTCTTGCGGGTGCGGGCCCGCGTCGTGGGCGCGGCCGCCACCTCGGCCACGAGCTTCAGCACGCGTGAGAAGACCTCGTCGAAGTCGACGTTCTGCGTGAGGCCCTCCGACAGAGTGTCGTGCACCACGGCGATCGCCGACACGCGCCGCGTGGCGTGCGTGAGGGCGTCGCGGGCCTCGTCCGAGTGTGTGCGACGGGCTTGGATGCGCAGCAGCGAGGCGACGGTCTGCAGGTTGTTCTTGACCCGGTGGTGGATCTCACGGATCGTCGCGTCCTTGGTGATCAGCTCCTGGTCGCGGTGACGCAGCTCGGTCACGTCGCGGCACAGCACGATCGCACCGATGCGGTTGCCGTGATCGCGCAACGGAATGGCGCGCAGCGCCACCGTGACCCCCCTGGCCTCGATGTCCACGCGCCACGGCGCGCGGCCGGTGGCGACGACGGGCAGCGACTCGTCGAACTGCCGCTTCTCGGGGAGGATCTGCGTGATGACCTCCACGAGCGGCTCGCCCTCGAGCTCGTCCTCGAATCCCATCCGGTAGAACGCGGAGAGCGCATTCGGGCTCGCGAACGTCGTGAGTCCGTCCACGTCGATCCGGATGAGGCCGTCGGACGCACGGGGCGCACCTCGGCGCGGTGACGCGGGTGCGGCGACGTCGGGGAACTCGCCCGTCGCCACCATTCCGAACAGGTCGTCGGCGCAGTCGTTGAAGGTGATCTGCTGACGCGACGGCGTGCGGGCCTCTCCGAGGTTCGTGTGACGCGTGAGGACGCCGAGGACGCGGGCGTGCGAATCCGCCCCCGAGCGGGCGCGGACGACGGGCACGGCGCGCACGCGCGTGGGGGTCTCCTCGAACCAGTCCGGCGACGCGGAATCCACGATGCGACCGGTGGTGAAGGCCTCGCGCACCTGGGCGCGCCACTGGGGTCGCACACGGTCGCCCACGATGTCGCGGTAGAAGAGCGTCGCCGCGCCGGAGGGACGCGTGTGCGCGACGGCGATGAAGGAGTCGTCCTCCGTGGGCACCCACAGCACGATGTCCGCGAAGGCGAGATCCGCCAGGAGCTGTCCGTCTCCGGCGAGCCGGTGCAGCCACTCCACATCTGCGGGATCGGAGAAGCCGTGCGCGTAGACGAGATCGCTGAGGGTCGACACCACTCCACCCTATGCGGAGGCGGCCCACCGTTCGTGCGGGCTTCGACCGCTGCGGCGTTCGCGTCGGGTGGTCGCGACGGGCGTCGGAGGCAGCAGCGCCTCCCCGACGATCCGGCGGATGGCGGAGACCATCGCCGACCGACCGGCGACCTCGGCGGCCGGCCGTGCGGCGAGCATCGCTGCATCCGCCGCCCTGCGGTCCTCCGGCACGAACCACATCTCGCGGATGTCGGCGTAGCGCTCCAGCGTGCGACGGAGCTGTCCGCGGGCATCGATGCCGACACCGCCGCGGCGGAGCCGGTTCACGACGACCGTCAGCGGCGTGGATCCCACGATCGCCCGCAGCTCCCCCACCGACCGCAGGAATCGCGCGACGGAGACCGGATCGGCGGCGAGGACCGCCACGATGTGATCGGCGCTCTCGAGCGCGGCCAGTGTCGCCGCGTTCCGGCGGGGCCCGGAGACCACATCGCTCACGATCTCTTCGTCCCGCTCCAGCGATGCGGCGACGTCCACCACGGTGTGCTCGGCCCATCCGGCGCAGGCGGCGAGCGCGGCACGCACGCGCTTCTCGCTGAGCTCCGGCCACCTCGACGGGCGGTTGAGACCGGTCAGCACGTCGACATCGGCGCCGCCGAGAGCCACCGCGATGCGCTGGAGCTCGACGTCGTCCAATGCATCCAGCTCGGCCTGGCGACAGGCGACCGCGAATCCGGGCCCCTCGTCGGGCAGGCCGAGGGCCATGGCCAGGGAGGGCGCGTGGGCGTCCGCATCCACCAGAGCCACGTGACGCCCGCCGCGGGCGAGCTCGGCGGCGAGGCCCACCGCGATGGTGGATCGCCCGGGAGCACCGTGCGGCCCCCAGACGGCGACCAGGCGCGGGCCGGGGACAGCGGGTCGGATGCTCACGGGCGATGCGGACGCCGTGGCGAGGGCGGCCGCCGCATCCC contains the following coding sequences:
- the aroA gene encoding 3-phosphoshikimate 1-carboxyvinyltransferase; protein product: MSDERYSPDLAGWAAPSAPAAMRAIVHVPGSKSLTNRELVLAALADGPGILRAPLHSDDSARMLDALAALGVGIERIEGSGPFGDDLRITPATTAPADVVVDCGQAGTVMRFVTPMAGFARGDVTVTAHESALHRPMGEMIRTLREVGVDIDDAGTWSLPFLVRGRGHVRGGEVTIDASASSQFVSGLLLSAARFDVGLHLRHEGARLPSIPHIDMTVESLAHRGVHVERPAPGEWIVPPGSIRAKDIAIEPDLSNAAPFLAAALITGGEVTVGGWPAHSTQPGAQLPELLGAFGARSSRRHGDLTVTGGDAITGVDLDLSAVGELAPTLVGLALLADAPSTFVGIGHLRGHETDRLAALVHNVRALGGDAEELEDGIRVAPRPLSGGLWRAFHDHRMATTGALVGLAVPGVVVDDIGTTAKTMPEFPELWERMLAGTESAG
- a CDS encoding WhiB family transcriptional regulator codes for the protein MDWRDKSACLTVDPELFFPVGNTGPAVDQIEKAKSVCARCTVTEICLQYALETGQDSGVWGGLSEDERRALKRRAARARRAS
- a CDS encoding sigma-70 family RNA polymerase sigma factor; protein product: MDDTSSAVDTRSQFEEQALPFMDQLYAAAMRMTRNPSDAADLVQETFVKAFSSWATFTQGTNLKAWLYRILTNTYINVYRKKQREPYQGAIDDLEDWQLGGAESTTATSTRSAEAEAIDHMPASIVKEALQSIPEDFRLAVYLADVEGFAYQEIADIMKTPIGTVMSRLHRGRRMLRDLLADYAKERGIASSAPRSKK
- the rsgA gene encoding ribosome small subunit-dependent GTPase A; translated protein: MSWLPPDDDEDDLAYDESAFRARPNPKANRPRTKRRPAHADARIARVLGVDRGRYQVLVDEDESTEREIVATRARELRRTPIVTGDRARVVGDVSGTEGTLSRIVGIEDRTTLLRRSADDTDQVERVVVANADQMLVVVAAADPEPRARLVDRYLIAALDAGIRPLLVVTKTDLADPAPFLSHFDGIDFEVFTSARGEMPVERIGAALIGHSTVFVGHSGVGKSTLVNALVPGAGRATGHVNEVTGRGRHTSSSTVSLRYRGDGGSGWVIDTPGVRSFGLGHVDPANILRAFTDLAAVAEDCPRGCTHLPDAPDCAIIAAVAEGKLGPSGPARLDSLQRLLTTFGGR
- a CDS encoding P-loop NTPase, which encodes MIARVVLVLPRPFALGLREQLLLEGAAEVAIYPPDRFAATVAFGHGPDAELEALLGAADALVLAARVEQLTAHTVALADARGVRILPLGDDAGAARLAAAFGLSSPVPVTGSARDAAAALATASASPVSIRPAVPGPRLVAVWGPHGAPGRSTIAVGLAAELARGGRHVALVDADAHAPSLAMALGLPDEGPGFAVACRQAELDALDDVELQRIAVALGGADVDVLTGLNRPSRWPELSEKRVRAALAACAGWAEHTVVDVAASLERDEEIVSDVVSGPRRNAATLAALESADHIVAVLAADPVSVARFLRSVGELRAIVGSTPLTVVVNRLRRGGVGIDARGQLRRTLERYADIREMWFVPEDRRAADAAMLAARPAAEVAGRSAMVSAIRRIVGEALLPPTPVATTRRERRSGRSPHERWAASA
- the bcp gene encoding thioredoxin-dependent thiol peroxidase; this encodes MTQLQPGDLAPDFTLHDQDGDAVSLEEFRGRPVILYFYPAAMTPGCTTEACDFRDNLSSLTAAGYTVLGVSRDSSEKLRAFRERDGLTFPLLSDPDHAVHDAYGAWGEKTNYGKTVEGVLRSTFVLDADGRIEQALYNVKATGHVARLRKLLGIDG
- a CDS encoding histidine kinase — protein: MRNDLLSLVAGGLVVLEGVSLAGLAVWQLIALAQGDTASTATAIALIVLTLLGAALVVAFGVAAARGRSIGRSGGIVVQLLVLAVAIGAVTGTYGHPLNGLQLGVPALIVLVLLISAARRAAQNARRED
- a CDS encoding sensor histidine kinase, with the translated sequence MSTLSDLVYAHGFSDPADVEWLHRLAGDGQLLADLAFADIVLWVPTEDDSFIAVAHTRPSGAATLFYRDIVGDRVRPQWRAQVREAFTTGRIVDSASPDWFEETPTRVRAVPVVRARSGADSHARVLGVLTRHTNLGEARTPSRQQITFNDCADDLFGMVATGEFPDVAAPASPRRGAPRASDGLIRIDVDGLTTFASPNALSAFYRMGFEDELEGEPLVEVITQILPEKRQFDESLPVVATGRAPWRVDIEARGVTVALRAIPLRDHGNRIGAIVLCRDVTELRHRDQELITKDATIREIHHRVKNNLQTVASLLRIQARRTHSDEARDALTHATRRVSAIAVVHDTLSEGLTQNVDFDEVFSRVLKLVAEVAAAPTTRARTRKTGSFGTLPSEYATPLALALTELVTNAVEHGLAGQEGEVEIAAERSEDNLEVRVRDTGVGLPEGQVGRGLGTQIVRTLIQGELGGTIDWHTIMGRGTEVTIDIPLRYIDRGEV
- a CDS encoding zf-HC2 domain-containing protein encodes the protein MTDCGCEKARRDLEEYLRNEMCHVEHSDIREHLETCAECRDEALVATTLTEVVARACKETAPDKLRDQVLERLRAAQATHH